One window of Cydia pomonella isolate Wapato2018A chromosome 7, ilCydPomo1, whole genome shotgun sequence genomic DNA carries:
- the LOC133519522 gene encoding E3 ubiquitin-protein ligase MARCHF8-like: MPVQQINVKNSSEIESWEWNGGCGREVIRGGSDSSRTSCSNSSGDICRICHCESEVHNPLLAPCYCSGSLKYVHQSCLQQWLTASETRSCELCKFNFIMHTKIKPFNELLDMDDDDGWMDGILNNFKTQL; this comes from the exons ATGCCAGTACAGCAGATTAATGTTAAGAATTCGTCGGAAATCGAGAGTTGGGAATGGAACGGTGGTTGCGGGCGAGAGGTGATCCGGGGAGGGTCAGACAGCAGTCGAACCTCATGCAGCAACTCGAGCGGAGATATCTGTCGCATCTGCCACTGCGAGAGCGAGGTCCACAACCCGCTTCTGGCGCCCTGCTACTGCTCAG GGAGCCTGAAGTACGTCCACCAGAGCTGCCTACAGCAGTGGCTGACGGCGTCCGAGACGCGCTCCTGCGAGCTGTGCAAGTTCAACTTCATAATGCACACCAAAATAAAGCCTTTCAATGAG ctattGGAtatggatgatgatgatggatggatggatggcaTATTAAACAATTTCAAGACACAATTATGA